The proteins below come from a single Iocasia fonsfrigidae genomic window:
- a CDS encoding AI-2E family transporter, with protein sequence MEIEKKDFKIIIMLLLTWGIIYFLMSVKTAVIPFVFGIILAYLFYPIVCFLRERNVSRSWAIYILLLLFLLMCSFIALIMLPLFINELEGLTQSIPEYIRTIDEYISYLNREYHRIQLPVVIKEVIDGTLSRLEEQMIAFIQNITEIIINSLSILISLVIAPFITYYILKDLPKIKREIIKIIPADRKQLFLEVGRELNKMFIAYLRGQIWISIIVGFLTGISLFILKLKFFTILAVIATFSNMIPFIGPFIGAVPAVFIALRVSMSKALIVALIYFVIQQLESSIISPKIMSENVGIHPLGIIFSLLVGAELMGVWGLIFAVPIAGTIKVVFKLIIRGLEY encoded by the coding sequence ATGGAAATAGAGAAAAAGGATTTTAAAATAATAATTATGCTCCTTTTAACATGGGGCATAATTTATTTTTTAATGAGTGTAAAGACAGCTGTGATTCCTTTTGTATTTGGTATTATACTGGCCTATCTCTTTTATCCTATTGTATGTTTTTTAAGGGAAAGGAATGTATCACGGTCCTGGGCAATTTATATCTTACTGCTTCTATTTCTGTTAATGTGTAGTTTTATTGCTTTAATAATGCTCCCCCTTTTTATTAATGAACTTGAGGGTTTAACACAGAGTATACCGGAGTATATAAGAACTATTGATGAATATATTAGTTATCTAAATCGTGAATATCACCGTATACAACTGCCAGTAGTGATCAAAGAGGTAATAGATGGGACATTATCAAGGCTGGAAGAACAGATGATTGCTTTTATACAAAATATTACAGAAATAATAATAAATTCACTGTCAATACTTATAAGTTTAGTAATAGCCCCATTTATAACTTATTATATATTAAAAGATCTGCCCAAGATTAAAAGAGAGATCATAAAAATAATACCTGCTGACAGAAAACAGCTTTTCCTGGAAGTGGGTAGAGAATTAAACAAAATGTTTATTGCTTATTTGAGGGGACAGATCTGGATCAGCATAATTGTAGGGTTTTTAACAGGAATAAGTCTTTTTATTTTAAAACTGAAGTTTTTTACAATTTTAGCAGTTATAGCAACCTTCAGTAATATGATTCCCTTTATTGGTCCCTTTATAGGTGCAGTACCTGCTGTCTTTATAGCATTAAGGGTTTCAATGAGCAAGGCGCTTATTGTTGCTTTAATCTATTTTGTAATACAACAGCTGGAAAGTAGTATTATTAGCCCTAAAATAATGAGTGAAAATGTTGGAATACATCCTCTGGGGATTATATTTTCTCTATTAGTGGGGGCAGAATTAATGGGTGTCTGGGGTTTGATTTTTGCTGTCCCAATAGCAGGGACTATTAAGGTAGTCTTTAAATTAATCATCAGGGGTCTGGAATATTGA